The proteins below come from a single Branchiostoma floridae strain S238N-H82 chromosome 5, Bfl_VNyyK, whole genome shotgun sequence genomic window:
- the LOC118415994 gene encoding formylglycine-generating enzyme-like, with translation MAASITKKNFSCQYYILYMYVTILLIVFLPVSLQGQEAEEASCKSSEDESCGCAATSRDKAAYTKPVEGEGGAEAPEFDKDTTRTVKSSATTRTNQMVFVRGGDFTMGTDDVRFPQDGEGPARPVRVDSFYADVYEVSNAEFDIFVKETGFVTEAEKFGDSFVLENLISEEVKSEITQAVAGAPWWLPVKGADWRHPEGVDSDIINRMDHPVVHVSWNDAVAYCTWAKKRLPTEAEWEYASRGGLENRLYPWGNNEMPKKEHRMNIWQGKFPEENTEEDGYYSTAPVTSYKPNKFGLYNTAGNVWEWVSDWLSVRHTTELQVNPKGPAKSATNDKVKKGGSYMCHKDYCYRYRNAARSQNTPDSSASNLGFRCFADKLPQGVGEIKVVIR, from the exons ATGGCTGCCTCCATCACGAAGAAAAACTTTTCCTGTCAGTACTATATACTCTATATGTACGTTACAATTCTCCTAATTGTTTTCCTCCCCGTGTCTTTACAAGGTCAAGAGGCAGAAGAAGCATCATGTAAATCTAGCGAAGACGAAAGCTGTGGCTGTGCAGCTACTAGCAGGGACAAGGCCGCGTACACCAAACCggttgagggggaggggggcgccgaagCTCCAGAGTTTGACAAGGATACTACGAGGACTGTCAAGAGTTCTGCAACTACTAGGACGAATCAGATGGTATTTGTTCGCGGCGGAGACTTCACGATGGGCACGGATGATGTGAGGTTTCCACAAGACGGGGAGGGGCCGGCCAGACCGGTTCGGGTCGACTCTTTCTACGCCGATGTGTACGAAGTGTCCAACGCCGAGTTCGACATCTTTGTAAAGGAAACTGGATTTGTTACTGAG GCTGAAAAGTTTGGGGACTCCTTTGTCTTGGAGAATCTCATCAGTGAAGAAGTGAAGTCAGAAATAACACAAGCA GTGGCAGGCGCTCCCTGGTGGCTGCCTGTGAAAGGTGCAGACTGGAGACACCCAGAAGGGGTGGACTCTGACATCATCAACAG AATGGACCACCCTGTAGTGCACGTGTCCTGGAACGATGCGGTCGCATACTGTACCTGGGCGAAGAAGAGACTTCCCACCGAGGCGGAGTGGGAGTACGCCAGCCGGGGAGGCCTGGAGAACAG ATTATATCCATGGGGAAACAACGAGATGCCAAAGAAAGAACACAGGATGAACATATGGCAG GGCAAGTTTCCTGAAGAGAACACAGAAGAAGATGGATATTATTCTACAGCTCCT GTGACGTCCTACAAGCCTAACAAGTTTGGGCTGTACAACACAGCAGGGAACGTGTGGGAGTGGGTGTCTGACTGGCTGAGTGTGCGACACACAACAGAGCTACAAGTTAACCCT AAAGGACCAGCCAAGAGTGCAACCAATGACAAGGTGAAGAAGGGAGGGTCCTACATGTGCCATAAG GACTACTGCTACAGGTACAGGAACGCTGCCCGCAGCCAGAACACCCCCGACAGCTCTGCCTCCAACCTGGGCTTCAGGTGCTTTGCTGACAAACTTCCCCAGGGGGTGGGGGAGATCAAAGTCGTGATACGCTAG
- the LOC118415977 gene encoding dystroglycan-like isoform X1 — MATRKNKACETVMRSEIRTCRSPQPHLHRCHAHLVLRNVTVGPCALLLAVGVLVLAAVLPVFAAGVGEGSAGGAGWAESGQQVGWGIPDMRATAGRVFMYQVPQDVFTTSVDNYKVTEVDSDKLPHWLEFDQSTRTIFGVPMVTDEGLYYITVAAVATESTQSTSDIFQLEVVLTDFTAQPESLQFDPIQGDFLQVREKKTNVEMTEEDSQQSKTVCYNGETRAVVRLSVNVEDLSARQRVDLVAKFADFVRRDPQSLKLTQRRSSNVGKLLEESVLVAGPGNANISTVLSLHTSTELSWRLSCGLFRGVEDFSKVMEHNAVEGVLSRVLGYGVIGWQVTSSASPEQRRRRQAAGFATPMPTPTTTLFPPSSIPTATPVSLSSQSAFSTAPLPSLPSLSTQPLSPTMVTSPTLEATGSLPFLPVSSSTGISPSPVATVMPASSTPVLTSMSPLAPSTASLGVQPTVTTPDFSLEPSSPALSFSPTVEISGTSSLSLPTVGFETTAIIPTSVGEEPTTAVQPSLSTLPSTGISSSMELSTTPSITAVFTTSSQLSLTPSPTPGSTSALATITEVQSSTPVSSIFPTLSSTSAVATSRKSDAASVVTTSSALSSGFPSTTALATASRLATSTMFETISELATLSRLSTSSASMVTPELATSVLATSMSATISTTFSTLSGTLSAPTFTTGLATSSAFAASRFSTGSASTVTPELATPSVVVTSTAVIGETATASVYMSASPIFSGFAPSTTAPGSLTSSSLTSFLPSSPSPSPTPTSFLGDQLTPSTPLVSPSSTSSLSSVVFTVPSTSTLSTLPTPGLPVVSSTAALASSSTLSTLPTPSPAVVSSTVAVVSSSSTPTVPPNQPPLLVNHLDHLQVAAGQVYYSRVPYDTFYDMEDAMNTRGLTLELVALDGTTWLLLNDDWQALYGIPPLDSANQIYHFILVASDSQGLATRDSFQLTVTQPPTPSHIFTAIIDIDYTTFQPDLLSWISLSERISTHFRDRTTNFILIDSVQEGSVVFSWSNISLSSTTCQNTTIQRLAEELINPDGTVNPTFVASLLPEYPVTEARVRYQGVCDLAVVSPVPTTAETLAPVPLSHSNHLLGTVVPAACIAAIILLLGVVACCLYRNKKPGKKLPKYDKLTLTKNRKPIVLEDEVEMKDTKPSKPIVLPDEKPPATQLPTRRPAPPPYRIPDTQQLLSGMEPQASALPPPPRYTAAVPRKPPPPYRLPPPYTPSASPLPAPLSFADTKV, encoded by the exons atggcaaccaggaAGAACAAGGCGTGTGAAACAGTCATGAGAAGTGAGATAAGAACTTGCAGGAGTCCGCAGCCTCACCTGCACAGGTGCCATGCACACCTGGTGCTGCGGAATGTGACAGTTGGTCCGTGTGCGTTGTTACTGGCTGTGGGAGTGCTGGTGCTGGCCGCTGTGCTGCCGGTGTTTGCTGCAGGGGTGGGAGAGGGGTCTGCGGGCGGGGCGGGCTGGGCGGAGTCGGGACAGCAGGTGGGGTGGGGCATCCCGGACATGCGGGCCACAGCTGGGAGGGTCTTCATGTACCAGGTTCCGCAGGACGTCTTCACAACATCTGTGGACAACTACAAG GTTACTGAGGTAGACTCTGACAAGCTTCCTCATTGGCTGGAATTCGACCAATCAACCAGAACAATCTTTGGAGTCCCCATGGTAACGGATGAGGGGCTGTATTACATCACTGTGGCTGCCGTGGCGACAGAGTCAACACAATCTACGTCTGACATTTTCCAGCTGGAAGTCGTACTTACAGATTTTACAGCACAGCCTGAGAGTCTTCAGTTTGATCCCATACAGGGGGATTTTCTACAAGTTAGAGAAAAGAAAACTAATGTCGAAATGACAGAAGAAGACTCACAGCAAAGTAAAACTGTATGTTATAATGGAGAGACGAGGGCTGTGGTTAGACTGTCAGTGAACGTTGAGGATCTCTCTGCCAGACAGAGAGTGGACTTGGTCGCGAAGTTTGCAGACTTTGTTAGGAGAGACCCACAGAGCTTGAAGCTCACTCAGAGACGTAGTTCCAATGTAGGCAAACTGCTAGAGGAGTCTGTGCTGGTGGCAGGACCAGGTAATGCCAACATCAGCACAGTCCTGTCGCTGCACACGTCCACAGAACTGTCATGGCGACTCAGCTGTGGGCTGTTCCGCGGCGTGGAGGATTTCTCCAAGGTGATGGAGCATAACGCGGTGGAAGGGGTCCTGTCCAGAGTCCTGGGGTACGGGGTCATCGGCTGGCAGGTGACGTCATCCGCCTCTCCGGAGCAGAGACGGAGGAGACAGGCGGCAGGGTTTGCCACGCCCATGCCCACCCCAACCACTACCCTCTTCCCACCGTCCTCCATTCCTACTGCCACACCAGTCTCACTCTCCAGCCAAAGTGCCTTTtccacagcccccctcccctctctaCCCTCCCTATCCACACAGCCTCTAAGTCCCACAATGGTCACCAGCCCAACATTGGAAGCAACAGGAAGTTTGCCCTTTCTACCTGTCAGCTCCTCTACTGGGATATCACCCTCCCCTGTGGCGACAGTGATGCCAGCCTCCTCTACTCCAGTCCTCACAAGTATGTCTCCTCTGGCTCCCTCCACAGCTTCTCTAGGTGTTCAGCCAACAGTCACCACTCCCGACTTCAGTTTGGAGCCTTCAAGTCCGGCTCTTTCCTTCTCACCAACTGTAGAAATCTCTGGAACATCTTCACTCTCATTGCCAACTGTAGGGTTCGAAACAACTGCAATAATACCAACCAGTGTCGGGGAAGAGCCAACAACTGCAGTCCAGCCATCATTGTCTACCCTACCAAGCACAGGCATAAGTTCCTCCATGGAACTCTCAACCACACCCAGCATCACAGCAGTTTTCACCACATCCTCACAGCTCAGTCTCACACCGAGCCCCACACCAGGTAGCACAAGTGCTCTTGCCACAATCACAGAAGTGCAATCCAGTACACCGGTCTCCTCGATATTCCCAACACTTTCTTCGACCAGTGCAGTCGCTACCTCTCGTAAGTCTGATGCGGCCAGTGTGGTCACCACAAGTAGCGCACTAAGCAGTGGTTTTCCAAGCACCACAGCACTTGCAACAGCCAGTAGACTTGCCACTTCTACTATGTTTGAGACAATTAGTGAACTTGCCACATTGAGTAGACTTAGCACAAGTAGTGCATCTATGGTGACTCCAGAACTTGCCACCAGTGTGCTTGCAACTAGCATGTCTGCCACCATTAGTACAACCTTCAGTACACTCAGTGGTACTCTTAGTGCACCAACTTTCACTACAGGACTTGCCACAAGTAGTGCATTTGCTGCAAGTAGATTTAGCACGGGTAGTGCGTCCACGGTGACTCCAGAACTTGCCACACCCAGTGTGGTGGTAACAAGTACAGCTGTCATCGGTGAAACTGCGACAGCTAGCGTGTACATGTCTGCCAGCCCTATATTTAGTGGTTTTGCACCATCAACCACAGCACCGGGATCACTCACATCCTCCTCGCTCACCTCATTCCTACCCTCTTCCCCATCCCCATCACCCACTCCTACCTCTTTCCTTGGTGACCAGCTCACTCCCAGCACTCCGTTGGTGTCTCCATCCAGCACTAGTTCCCTCAGTTCTGTTGTTTTCACAGTTCCCTCTACCAGCACATTAAGCACCCTGCCCACCCCCGGGCTGCCAGTGGTCAGTTCTACCGCTGCACTAGCGTCTAGCAGCACTCTCAGCACCCTGCCCACCCCCAGCCCAGCAGTGGTGAGTTCCACTGTAGCGGTAGTGTCTAGCAGCAGCACGCCGACAG ttcCACCGAACCAGCCCCCGTTGCTGGTGAACCACCTGGACCACCTGCAGGTggctgcaggacaggtgtactACAGCCGCGTGCCTTACGACACCTTCTATGACATGGAGGACGCCATGAACACCCGCGGGCTGACCCTGGAGCTGGTCGCACTGGATGGCACAACATGGCTGCTACTGAATGATGATTGGCAAGCTTTGTATGGGATTCCTCCATTG GACTCAGCCAACCAGATCTACCACTTCATCTTGGTTGCGTCCGACTCCCAAGGCCTGGCCACACGCGACTCCTTCCAGCTGACTGTCACtcagccccccaccccctcccacaTCTTCACTGCTATCATCGACATAGACTACACCACCTTCCAGCCTGACCTCCTCAGCTGGATCAGTCTGTCAGAGAGGATTTCCACCCACTTCCGTGACAGGACCACCAACTTCATCCTCATCGACTCGGTACAGGAGGGCTCGGTGGTGTTTTCGTGGAGCAATATCTCCTTGTCTTCCACCACCTGCCAGAACACTACCATACAGAGACTTGCAGAGGAACTGATAAACCCAGACGGAACAGTGAACCCTACCTTTGTGGCGTCCTTGTTACCGGAGTATCCTGTGACTGAGGCCAGGGTGAGGTATCAGGGCGTGTGTGATCTTGCAGTGGTCTCACCTGTCCCCACCACTGCCGAGACTCTCGCCCCCGTCCCACTCAGCCATTCGAACCACCTGCTGGGCACTGTCGTCCCTGCTGCGTGTATCGCTGCCATAATCCTGCTACTGGGAGTCGTCGCCTGCTGTCTCTACAGAAACAAGAAGCCCGGCAAGAAGCTCCCCAAATACGACAAGCTAACGCTCACCAAAAATCGCAAGCCCATCGTGCTGGAAGACGAAGTAGAAATGAAGGACACCAAGCCCAGCAAGCCAATCGTTCTCCCCGATGAGAAGCCGCCAGCCACCCAGCTGCCGACACGGAGGCCCGCCCCGCCTCCCTACAGGATCCCGGACACACAGCAGCTACTGAGCGGGATGGAGCCCCAGGCTTCtgccctccccccaccccccaggtACACAGCGGCTGTGCCCAGGAAGCCTCCCCCTCCCTACAGGCTCCCCCCACCCTACACACCAAGTGCCTCCCCCCTGCCGGCGCCGCTCAGCTTTGCCGACACCAAAGTGTGA
- the LOC118416000 gene encoding histone-lysine N-methyltransferase SETMAR-like, with the protein MSEVAMQHAHLVVADVCCGLENVAIPAHSDVEGTLLSDIKYTPTNVAGPGAPTDPSEIMYEGCDCQTPSCSTDCPCILRYGPTYDKTGCLLTEELEKTFRSKPILECNTSCQCGEPCSNRVAQKGVSLKLEVFRAPHKGWGVRAAERIPLGRFVCEYAGEVLGLEEAKKRTQNMKKEDMNYILTLREHVASGNIIETHIDPTYIGNVGRYINHSCSPNLLMLPVRVDSEVPKLALFAGKDIEVGEELSFDYSGEYGNVVNQGNLQKVTGQSKDSSKLKPCFCGSEMCTGFLPFDPSLYQVH; encoded by the exons ATGAGTGAAGTGGCCATGCAACATGCACATTTGGTTGTGGCAGACGTTTGTTGTGGGTTAGAAAATGTCGCAATTCCTGCTCACAGCGACGTGGAAGGCACACTATTGTCTGATATTAAG TACACTCCCACCAACGTTGCTGGTCCAGGAGCCCCTACAGACCCCAGTGAGATCATGTACGAAGGGTGTGACTGTCAAACTCCCAGCTGCTCCACAGACTGCCCCTGCATCCTCCGATATGGACCAACATACGACAAAACAGGCTGCCTACTGACAGAAGAACTAGAGAAGACCTTCCGCTCGAAACCTATCCTGGAGTGCAACACCTCCTGTCAGTGTGGGGAACCGTGTTCCAACCGTGTGGCACAGAAAGGCGTCTCCTTGAAACTAGAAGTCTTCCGCGCCCCTCACAAAGGCTGGGGAGTGCGGGCTGCTGAGAGAATACCTTTGGGAAGGTTTGTGTGCGAGTATGCTGGGGAGGTACTCGGATTAGAGGAGGCAAAAAAGAGGACCCAGAACATGAAAAAAGAAGATATGAACTACATACTCACACTCAGGGAACACGTTGCAAGTGGAAATATAATAGAGACACACATAGACCCTACCTACATAGGAAATGTGGGTAGATATATAAACCATTCCTGTTCACCAAACTTACTGATGCTACCGGTCAGGGTGGACTCCGAGGTCCCCAAACTTGCCCTCTTTGCTGGTAAAGACATAGAAGTAGGAGAAGAGCTGTCGTTTGACTATTCAGGAGAGTATGGAAACGTTGTAAACCAGGGAAACTTACAGAAAGTGACAGGTCAGAGCAAAGACTCGTCCAAACTGAAACCTTGCTTCTGTGGGTCTGAGATGTGTACAGGGTTTCTTCCCTTTGATCCAAGTCTGTATCAAGTGCACTGA
- the LOC118415977 gene encoding dystroglycan-like isoform X2 produces the protein MATRKNKACETVMRSEIRTCRSPQPHLHRCHAHLVLRNVTVGPCALLLAVGVLVLAAVLPVFAAGVGEGSAGGAGWAESGQQVGWGIPDMRATAGRVFMYQVPQDVFTTSVDNYKVTEVDSDKLPHWLEFDQSTRTIFGVPMVTDEGLYYITVAAVATESTQSTSDIFQLEVVLTDFTAQPESLQFDPIQGDFLQVREKKTNVEMTEEDSQQSKTVCYNGETRAVVRLSVNVEDLSARQRVDLVAKFADFVRRDPQSLKLTQRRSSNVGKLLEESVLVAGPGNANISTVLSLHTSTELSWRLSCGLFRGVEDFSKVMEHNAVEGVLSRVLGYGVIGWQVTSSASPEQRRRRQAAGFATPMPTPTTTLFPPSSIPTATPVSLSSQSAFSTAPLPSLPSLSTQPLSPTMVTSPTLEATGSLPFLPVSSSTGISPSPVATVMPASSTPVLTSMSPLAPSTASLGVQPTVTTPDFSLEPSSPALSFSPTVEISGTSSLSLPTVGFETTAIIPTSVGEEPTTAVQPSLSTLPSTGISSSMELSTTPSITAVFTTSSQLSLTPSPTPGSTSALATITEVQSSTPVSSIFPTLSSTSAVATSLPSTSTLSTLPTPGLPVVSSTAALASSSTLSTLPTPSPAVVSSTVAVVSSSSTPTVPPNQPPLLVNHLDHLQVAAGQVYYSRVPYDTFYDMEDAMNTRGLTLELVALDGTTWLLLNDDWQALYGIPPLDSANQIYHFILVASDSQGLATRDSFQLTVTQPPTPSHIFTAIIDIDYTTFQPDLLSWISLSERISTHFRDRTTNFILIDSVQEGSVVFSWSNISLSSTTCQNTTIQRLAEELINPDGTVNPTFVASLLPEYPVTEARVRYQGVCDLAVVSPVPTTAETLAPVPLSHSNHLLGTVVPAACIAAIILLLGVVACCLYRNKKPGKKLPKYDKLTLTKNRKPIVLEDEVEMKDTKPSKPIVLPDEKPPATQLPTRRPAPPPYRIPDTQQLLSGMEPQASALPPPPRYTAAVPRKPPPPYRLPPPYTPSASPLPAPLSFADTKV, from the exons atggcaaccaggaAGAACAAGGCGTGTGAAACAGTCATGAGAAGTGAGATAAGAACTTGCAGGAGTCCGCAGCCTCACCTGCACAGGTGCCATGCACACCTGGTGCTGCGGAATGTGACAGTTGGTCCGTGTGCGTTGTTACTGGCTGTGGGAGTGCTGGTGCTGGCCGCTGTGCTGCCGGTGTTTGCTGCAGGGGTGGGAGAGGGGTCTGCGGGCGGGGCGGGCTGGGCGGAGTCGGGACAGCAGGTGGGGTGGGGCATCCCGGACATGCGGGCCACAGCTGGGAGGGTCTTCATGTACCAGGTTCCGCAGGACGTCTTCACAACATCTGTGGACAACTACAAG GTTACTGAGGTAGACTCTGACAAGCTTCCTCATTGGCTGGAATTCGACCAATCAACCAGAACAATCTTTGGAGTCCCCATGGTAACGGATGAGGGGCTGTATTACATCACTGTGGCTGCCGTGGCGACAGAGTCAACACAATCTACGTCTGACATTTTCCAGCTGGAAGTCGTACTTACAGATTTTACAGCACAGCCTGAGAGTCTTCAGTTTGATCCCATACAGGGGGATTTTCTACAAGTTAGAGAAAAGAAAACTAATGTCGAAATGACAGAAGAAGACTCACAGCAAAGTAAAACTGTATGTTATAATGGAGAGACGAGGGCTGTGGTTAGACTGTCAGTGAACGTTGAGGATCTCTCTGCCAGACAGAGAGTGGACTTGGTCGCGAAGTTTGCAGACTTTGTTAGGAGAGACCCACAGAGCTTGAAGCTCACTCAGAGACGTAGTTCCAATGTAGGCAAACTGCTAGAGGAGTCTGTGCTGGTGGCAGGACCAGGTAATGCCAACATCAGCACAGTCCTGTCGCTGCACACGTCCACAGAACTGTCATGGCGACTCAGCTGTGGGCTGTTCCGCGGCGTGGAGGATTTCTCCAAGGTGATGGAGCATAACGCGGTGGAAGGGGTCCTGTCCAGAGTCCTGGGGTACGGGGTCATCGGCTGGCAGGTGACGTCATCCGCCTCTCCGGAGCAGAGACGGAGGAGACAGGCGGCAGGGTTTGCCACGCCCATGCCCACCCCAACCACTACCCTCTTCCCACCGTCCTCCATTCCTACTGCCACACCAGTCTCACTCTCCAGCCAAAGTGCCTTTtccacagcccccctcccctctctaCCCTCCCTATCCACACAGCCTCTAAGTCCCACAATGGTCACCAGCCCAACATTGGAAGCAACAGGAAGTTTGCCCTTTCTACCTGTCAGCTCCTCTACTGGGATATCACCCTCCCCTGTGGCGACAGTGATGCCAGCCTCCTCTACTCCAGTCCTCACAAGTATGTCTCCTCTGGCTCCCTCCACAGCTTCTCTAGGTGTTCAGCCAACAGTCACCACTCCCGACTTCAGTTTGGAGCCTTCAAGTCCGGCTCTTTCCTTCTCACCAACTGTAGAAATCTCTGGAACATCTTCACTCTCATTGCCAACTGTAGGGTTCGAAACAACTGCAATAATACCAACCAGTGTCGGGGAAGAGCCAACAACTGCAGTCCAGCCATCATTGTCTACCCTACCAAGCACAGGCATAAGTTCCTCCATGGAACTCTCAACCACACCCAGCATCACAGCAGTTTTCACCACATCCTCACAGCTCAGTCTCACACCGAGCCCCACACCAGGTAGCACAAGTGCTCTTGCCACAATCACAGAAGTGCAATCCAGTACACCGGTCTCCTCGATATTCCCAACACTTTCTTCGACCAGTGCAGTCGCTACCTCTC TTCCCTCTACCAGCACATTAAGCACCCTGCCCACCCCCGGGCTGCCAGTGGTCAGTTCTACCGCTGCACTAGCGTCTAGCAGCACTCTCAGCACCCTGCCCACCCCCAGCCCAGCAGTGGTGAGTTCCACTGTAGCGGTAGTGTCTAGCAGCAGCACGCCGACAG ttcCACCGAACCAGCCCCCGTTGCTGGTGAACCACCTGGACCACCTGCAGGTggctgcaggacaggtgtactACAGCCGCGTGCCTTACGACACCTTCTATGACATGGAGGACGCCATGAACACCCGCGGGCTGACCCTGGAGCTGGTCGCACTGGATGGCACAACATGGCTGCTACTGAATGATGATTGGCAAGCTTTGTATGGGATTCCTCCATTG GACTCAGCCAACCAGATCTACCACTTCATCTTGGTTGCGTCCGACTCCCAAGGCCTGGCCACACGCGACTCCTTCCAGCTGACTGTCACtcagccccccaccccctcccacaTCTTCACTGCTATCATCGACATAGACTACACCACCTTCCAGCCTGACCTCCTCAGCTGGATCAGTCTGTCAGAGAGGATTTCCACCCACTTCCGTGACAGGACCACCAACTTCATCCTCATCGACTCGGTACAGGAGGGCTCGGTGGTGTTTTCGTGGAGCAATATCTCCTTGTCTTCCACCACCTGCCAGAACACTACCATACAGAGACTTGCAGAGGAACTGATAAACCCAGACGGAACAGTGAACCCTACCTTTGTGGCGTCCTTGTTACCGGAGTATCCTGTGACTGAGGCCAGGGTGAGGTATCAGGGCGTGTGTGATCTTGCAGTGGTCTCACCTGTCCCCACCACTGCCGAGACTCTCGCCCCCGTCCCACTCAGCCATTCGAACCACCTGCTGGGCACTGTCGTCCCTGCTGCGTGTATCGCTGCCATAATCCTGCTACTGGGAGTCGTCGCCTGCTGTCTCTACAGAAACAAGAAGCCCGGCAAGAAGCTCCCCAAATACGACAAGCTAACGCTCACCAAAAATCGCAAGCCCATCGTGCTGGAAGACGAAGTAGAAATGAAGGACACCAAGCCCAGCAAGCCAATCGTTCTCCCCGATGAGAAGCCGCCAGCCACCCAGCTGCCGACACGGAGGCCCGCCCCGCCTCCCTACAGGATCCCGGACACACAGCAGCTACTGAGCGGGATGGAGCCCCAGGCTTCtgccctccccccaccccccaggtACACAGCGGCTGTGCCCAGGAAGCCTCCCCCTCCCTACAGGCTCCCCCCACCCTACACACCAAGTGCCTCCCCCCTGCCGGCGCCGCTCAGCTTTGCCGACACCAAAGTGTGA